Proteins from a genomic interval of Cupriavidus sp. WKF15:
- a CDS encoding aldehyde dehydrogenase family protein, with product MKQFAQHYIDGARRPIRAGESIRVYDSATEAPLADVSLGTAGDVAEAVAAAARAQPGWQALGAAGRAPYLRALADVLEDCAAELANEISREVGMPLKLSRRIQVDAPIAAWRATAALADTFAFVRTIGNSRVTLAPVGAVAAITPWNYPLHQITAKVAPALLAGCTVVLKPSELAPAVTERMMAACEQTKLPPGVLNLVLGGAAVGEALVSHPDIQMVSFTGSTTVGRKVAAQAAGDMKRVSMELGGKSASVVLPGADLSRAVKATVNSCFLNSGQTCSATTRLIVPREDYPQCRQLLAEAAAAMKLGDPADGETRIGPLLSAHQRQRVQAHIAEAEQAGFDRIAGGVDVPVPATGYFVAPTIYGNVAPDSRLANEEVFGPVLAVLCYDSVDEAITLANSTRYGLAASVWAGDDGAGEVVANGLRAGQVDVNGARFNPAAPFGGFGMSGVGREGGVYGLEEFLEPRSVQLP from the coding sequence GTGAAGCAATTTGCCCAACATTATATAGACGGCGCACGTCGCCCGATTCGAGCCGGCGAGTCAATTCGCGTCTACGATTCGGCGACCGAAGCCCCGTTGGCCGATGTCAGTCTCGGCACCGCGGGCGATGTGGCCGAAGCCGTGGCGGCGGCCGCGCGGGCGCAGCCTGGCTGGCAGGCGCTGGGCGCAGCCGGACGGGCACCGTATCTGCGCGCGCTGGCCGACGTGCTGGAAGACTGCGCGGCGGAGCTGGCCAATGAGATCTCGCGCGAAGTCGGCATGCCGCTGAAGCTGTCGCGTCGGATCCAGGTCGATGCACCAATCGCGGCGTGGCGCGCCACGGCGGCGCTGGCGGACACGTTCGCCTTCGTCCGGACGATCGGCAATTCCCGCGTGACGCTGGCACCGGTCGGGGCGGTAGCCGCTATTACGCCGTGGAACTACCCGCTGCATCAGATCACGGCCAAGGTGGCGCCGGCGCTGCTGGCCGGCTGCACGGTGGTGCTGAAGCCGTCAGAGCTGGCCCCGGCCGTGACCGAACGGATGATGGCCGCGTGCGAGCAGACGAAGCTGCCGCCGGGCGTCCTGAATCTCGTGTTGGGCGGCGCGGCGGTCGGCGAGGCGCTGGTATCGCACCCCGACATCCAGATGGTGTCGTTCACCGGCTCCACGACTGTCGGCCGCAAGGTCGCCGCGCAGGCGGCCGGCGACATGAAACGTGTGTCGATGGAACTGGGCGGGAAGTCCGCGTCCGTCGTGCTGCCGGGCGCGGATCTCTCCAGGGCGGTCAAGGCGACGGTCAACTCATGTTTCCTCAACTCGGGGCAGACTTGCAGCGCGACTACCCGGCTGATCGTACCCCGCGAGGACTACCCGCAGTGCCGGCAACTGCTGGCGGAGGCGGCAGCAGCGATGAAGCTTGGCGATCCCGCCGATGGTGAAACCCGGATCGGCCCCTTGCTATCGGCGCACCAGCGTCAACGCGTGCAGGCGCATATCGCCGAAGCGGAGCAGGCAGGCTTTGATCGGATCGCCGGCGGTGTCGATGTGCCGGTGCCGGCGACCGGCTATTTCGTCGCGCCGACCATCTACGGCAACGTCGCACCCGACAGCCGGCTTGCGAATGAGGAGGTCTTCGGACCGGTGCTGGCGGTGCTGTGCTATGACAGCGTCGACGAGGCGATCACCTTGGCCAACAGCACGCGCTACGGGCTGGCAGCAAGTGTCTGGGCTGGCGATGACGGTGCTGGCGAAGTGGTCGCCAACGGGCTGCGGGCAGGGCAGGTGGACGTCAACGGCGCCCGGTTCAATCCTGCAGCACCGTTCGGCGGGTTCGGCATGTCCGGCGTCGGGCGGGAAGGCGGCGTGTATGGGCTGGAGGAGTTCCTGGAACCGAGATCCGTTCAGCTCCCTTAG
- a CDS encoding enoyl-CoA hydratase → MYSQITVARAGNSERIAVVTMNRPDKLNALTKVMEAELRDAMEAVDRDDDVRVVVLTGAGKGFCAGMDINELEVLPPGDIRAAQWMRPFDMNRRADYQTRYGYFPAMRKPVIAAINGAAAGLGLVFALYSDMRFASADAAFSTAFARRGLVAEHGISWLLPRVVGPGRAADLLYSARKVLADEALRIGLVDRVVDADALMATTLDYADDLAENVSPRSIRVMKRQLWEQPFQSLAEATRVANAEMFESIQSEDFREGVAHFLERRPAQFSGR, encoded by the coding sequence ATGTACAGTCAGATTACCGTTGCTCGCGCCGGAAACAGCGAGCGGATCGCCGTGGTCACCATGAACCGGCCGGACAAGCTCAATGCGCTGACCAAGGTCATGGAGGCCGAACTGCGCGACGCCATGGAGGCCGTCGATCGCGACGACGACGTCCGCGTGGTGGTGCTGACCGGGGCAGGCAAGGGCTTCTGCGCCGGCATGGACATCAACGAGCTCGAAGTGCTGCCACCGGGCGATATCCGCGCCGCTCAGTGGATGCGCCCGTTCGACATGAACCGGCGCGCCGACTACCAGACCCGCTATGGCTACTTCCCGGCCATGCGCAAGCCCGTGATCGCGGCGATCAATGGCGCGGCAGCGGGGCTGGGGCTGGTGTTCGCACTCTACAGCGACATGCGCTTTGCCAGTGCCGACGCCGCATTCAGTACCGCGTTCGCGCGTCGGGGCTTGGTTGCCGAGCACGGCATCTCCTGGCTGCTGCCGCGCGTGGTCGGCCCCGGTCGTGCGGCCGACCTGTTGTACTCGGCGCGCAAGGTGCTGGCTGACGAGGCGCTGCGGATCGGCCTGGTCGACCGTGTGGTGGATGCGGACGCCCTCATGGCGACCACGCTCGACTATGCCGACGACTTGGCCGAGAACGTTTCGCCCCGATCCATTCGTGTGATGAAGCGGCAACTGTGGGAGCAGCCGTTCCAGTCATTGGCCGAAGCCACACGAGTCGCCAATGCCGAAATGTTCGAAAGCATCCAGAGCGAGGATTTTAGGGAAGGGGTTGCGCATTTCCTCGAGCGCAGACCTGCCCAATTTTCCGGCCGGTGA
- a CDS encoding hydrolase — MSNAKLQVLTPRNSQLIIIDHQPQMAFGVQSMDRQTMKNNVVGLAKAAKIFDVPTTITTVESDSFSGYTYPELLDVFPGKQTLERSSMNSWDDQKVRDALAANGRKKIVVAGLWTEVCNTTFALSAMLEGDYEIYMVADASGGTTKEAHDYAMQRMIQAGVVPVTWQQVMLEWQRDWKNRETYDEVMAVAKEHSGAYGMGVDYAYTMVHKAAQRTQTPHQSIAPVHAPVTEY; from the coding sequence ATGTCGAACGCCAAACTGCAAGTCCTGACCCCGCGCAACAGCCAGCTCATCATCATCGACCATCAGCCCCAGATGGCCTTCGGCGTGCAGTCGATGGACCGCCAGACCATGAAAAACAACGTCGTGGGCCTGGCCAAGGCAGCAAAAATCTTCGACGTGCCGACCACCATCACCACGGTGGAAAGCGATTCGTTCTCGGGCTACACCTACCCCGAACTGCTCGACGTGTTCCCGGGCAAGCAAACGCTGGAACGCAGCTCGATGAACTCGTGGGACGACCAGAAGGTGCGCGACGCGCTGGCCGCCAACGGCCGCAAGAAGATTGTGGTCGCCGGTCTGTGGACCGAGGTCTGCAACACCACGTTCGCCCTGAGCGCGATGCTCGAAGGCGACTACGAGATCTACATGGTGGCCGACGCTTCTGGCGGCACGACGAAGGAAGCACACGACTACGCGATGCAGCGCATGATTCAGGCCGGCGTGGTGCCGGTGACCTGGCAGCAGGTCATGCTGGAGTGGCAACGCGACTGGAAGAACCGCGAAACGTACGACGAGGTGATGGCCGTGGCCAAGGAGCACTCGGGCGCGTACGGCATGGGCGTCGACTACGCCTACACGATGGTGCACAAGGCCGCCCAGCGCACGCAGACGCCGCACCAATCGATCGCTCCGGTGCATGCGCCGGTGACTGAGTACTGA
- a CDS encoding DUF2789 domain-containing protein, producing MTKQYPTFVDLFAQLGLPTDEAAIGEFIAAHSPLPRGVELCEASFWTPSQAALLRDEFMDDADWVPVIDQLNLALRSTA from the coding sequence ATGACCAAGCAGTATCCGACCTTCGTCGATCTGTTCGCCCAACTTGGGCTACCCACCGACGAAGCCGCCATCGGCGAGTTTATTGCCGCACACTCACCTTTACCGCGCGGCGTCGAGTTGTGCGAGGCGTCATTCTGGACACCATCTCAGGCAGCATTGCTGCGAGACGAATTCATGGATGACGCTGACTGGGTACCCGTCATTGACCAACTGAATCTTGCGCTGCGTAGTACCGCCTGA